ACTTTGACACGCGCCAGAAGAAAAACTACCAGCCAGTGCTTGGTCACCAGAAGACCTACGCGAACTTCTGCCGTGCCAATGCCCACGAATCAGCCACACAACTCGCTGTGGGTGATTCAATGGTGGCGAACCGTTTAGGAGGACAAAACCTCACTATCGATAATGTGTAGGAATAGACCTAGACACCGACAAAATTCTCGCCTGACAAAAGCGTAGCCCGAGTCAACGACTCAGCAATGACACCATCCACTTCCTTGCGCTTGTCAACCAAGTAGCGAACCGCACCGCAGATATCGGTACCGAGGTTGTTCGTTGGTGCAACGAGCAACTCCTCGATTCCGAAGAACTCCATCAGGCCCTCGACTTTACCTTGCGTGCCAATAATGATGGCCGGCTTAGCTGCAGAAAGTGCAATCACCCCGAGATGCATACGACCGGTGACTACAAACGAAGCGTGTTCGCACAGGTGCCGCACCTCGTGGGGAGACAAAAGTGAATCGATCAGAATAGGTGTCGACGGTTCTGCCGCGGCAGCAATAGCTCTACATGCTTCGAGATCGTCGCCGTTCGCTCGAACCACGTGAGGGATCAGGACCGGGGTATAGCCAAGTGATTCAACCTCACGCAACACCTTCACATATGAATCCACCTGGGAAAGCCCGCGTGAAATTAGCCCGCTCGCGTTGATTAGAACAAATGGCCGGCCCGCCAACCCGGTCAGCAGATCTACCGATCTAGACAATGGTTCATTCCCTGGCGTCAGTGAAAATACAGAATCTGAAACCAATCGAATGTTAGGGATTCCATCCAGGTTCGCTCGGGAGAAAGACACAGGATCACGCAGAAACAGCTTCACACCTTTAGCTCCAGCTCGCTTCAGTGCAAATCGAGCAACTCTTGAAGCCGAACCATTCCAACTAAAACCGATAATTCGCGAGTTTCCGGTCAAAGCAGCCCCCGCTCTAGCTACGCAGGACCTCCTGACTGAGGCTTTCAAATTATAGGCGCCGTCCATTATATCGGCACCTATAACTGATACCGATTCCGATCGACAGATAACGGAAAGGAAACGTATATATGCTCGAATAAATGAAATTCCGGAAGAATATAGCAATCCTGGCAACTCCACAGATTCTGTACCAGACTCCCGAGCGTATGTCGTCTCCTCAAAATCACTCCGGGATCGCACAATAATTAAAGATTCTCTCAATGAATTCTGTAGGAACGAGTCAACCATCGCCTGATCACCAATGTTTCCCCCTCCGGGCGGCGCGATCAAAACGTTCCCACTGCCACGTACCGGGAATACACGACGACCAAGAACAAAAAGACGAAGCAATACTTCGCAAAGAGCCACTTCGCTGAACGAAATAAATGTGCGTAGGATCTCGATCATACTTTTCGTGACAGCGATCTTTCGCCCAGGTCTACTATCAACTACTGATTTTGAACGTACGCCGAGCGAGTCTCCGAAAGGAACGGAAAGACCCGATAGGCCCACCACAACGGCAGCCATGTGTGGCAGCCGTCCGTACAGCAAACTAAGGCCATTTCGAACGCCCTCCGCCGAGAGGCCTGCAAAGGAGCTTCGAAGGATATGCGTGCATACGAAATCACCGCCTGCCCTGCGATCCAATCGGCTCTCGTGGCGCTTAAACCAACGAAGGCTGGCACGCCAGTCCGCTTGCTTTGAAATAGATCCAGGGCTGTCTTTAACCACATGCACCAATGGTTCCGGAACGTAGCTGAAACCCACACCAGGTTCATCAAAAAGCCGGACAATGAAGTCCCAATCTTGATGCTTCGGAAGGCTGTCATCCCAACGAATTCTCTTCGCCAGAACAGTCTCAACCATTAAGGAGCTAGTCTGGATATAGCCATCGCCATGTGTGAGGCGACTTCGCTGGACAAGATATGAGGCCACACTCGACCCGGTAAATGGCTCGCGCGGCAACCTTCTGTCGGCCTTGCCTTCTTCATGGAATATTGATCCGGTAAAACAAAGCAATGATCTATCGGCCAAGATACCTTGGACTTGATATTCTAATTTAGATGAATCCCACCAGTCATCGTCATCCAGAAAGCAAACGAAGTCCTGACTCAACGCTTCCAATCCAATATTGCGACACGCCGAA
The nucleotide sequence above comes from Rhodococcus sp. KBS0724. Encoded proteins:
- a CDS encoding polysaccharide pyruvyl transferase family protein; translated protein: MSIKEFSLTESRPTVGVVIPTIGRESFRRAIESVRCQTFPSDQIVVVLDRPESREQVESILMSNERLIVTTGALGGSACRNIGLEALSQDFVCFLDDDDWWDSSKLEYQVQGILADRSLLCFTGSIFHEEGKADRRLPREPFTGSSVASYLVQRSRLTHGDGYIQTSSLMVETVLAKRIRWDDSLPKHQDWDFIVRLFDEPGVGFSYVPEPLVHVVKDSPGSISKQADWRASLRWFKRHESRLDRRAGGDFVCTHILRSSFAGLSAEGVRNGLSLLYGRLPHMAAVVVGLSGLSVPFGDSLGVRSKSVVDSRPGRKIAVTKSMIEILRTFISFSEVALCEVLLRLFVLGRRVFPVRGSGNVLIAPPGGGNIGDQAMVDSFLQNSLRESLIIVRSRSDFEETTYARESGTESVELPGLLYSSGISFIRAYIRFLSVICRSESVSVIGADIMDGAYNLKASVRRSCVARAGAALTGNSRIIGFSWNGSASRVARFALKRAGAKGVKLFLRDPVSFSRANLDGIPNIRLVSDSVFSLTPGNEPLSRSVDLLTGLAGRPFVLINASGLISRGLSQVDSYVKVLREVESLGYTPVLIPHVVRANGDDLEACRAIAAAAEPSTPILIDSLLSPHEVRHLCEHASFVVTGRMHLGVIALSAAKPAIIIGTQGKVEGLMEFFGIEELLVAPTNNLGTDICGAVRYLVDKRKEVDGVIAESLTRATLLSGENFVGV